A genome region from Bacillaceae bacterium IKA-2 includes the following:
- a CDS encoding site-specific integrase: protein MKPTDFSRYLTGFLTKYLPGEMGFSINTIASYRDTFVLFLTFIKDKKGIKTNSLTLGMINKEMVIHFLDWIETERGCSTATRNVRLAALHSFFQYLQYQSPDNLLEWQRILGIRVKKTETKSISYLTLNGIRLLLEMPDQSTKIGRRDLALLSIMYESGGRVQEIIDLTPSQVRFDRPCTVKLIGKGNKARIVPLMDAPLDLLNRYMDEQGLLSLSANMYPLFCNKRGEKLTRAGVNYILDKYARKARIKDQILIPERFSCHCLRHSKAMHLLQAGVNLIYIRDILGHRSVQTTEIYAKVDSKQKREAIEKAYTDVVPKGAPSWQKSGDLLEWLKRFDK from the coding sequence ATGAAGCCGACTGATTTCTCTCGCTATCTGACAGGATTTCTTACAAAATACCTGCCAGGAGAAATGGGGTTCAGTATAAATACGATTGCCTCTTATAGAGACACATTTGTACTTTTCCTTACATTTATCAAGGATAAAAAAGGAATAAAAACAAATTCTCTGACGCTGGGCATGATTAATAAGGAAATGGTTATTCACTTTCTTGACTGGATAGAAACAGAGCGTGGCTGTAGTACAGCCACAAGGAACGTCCGCCTTGCGGCATTACACTCTTTCTTCCAATATCTCCAGTATCAGAGCCCCGATAATCTTTTGGAATGGCAGAGAATCCTTGGAATCCGGGTTAAGAAAACAGAAACAAAATCAATCAGTTACCTAACGCTTAATGGGATCAGACTACTTTTGGAAATGCCTGATCAGTCAACTAAAATAGGACGAAGAGATCTTGCTCTTTTGTCAATTATGTATGAAAGCGGTGGAAGAGTACAGGAAATCATTGACCTCACTCCGTCACAAGTACGTTTTGACAGACCATGTACTGTAAAGTTAATTGGTAAGGGGAATAAAGCCCGGATAGTCCCTCTGATGGATGCTCCGTTAGATTTATTAAATCGATATATGGATGAGCAGGGGCTGTTAAGTTTGTCAGCAAACATGTACCCATTGTTCTGTAACAAAAGAGGAGAAAAACTGACCCGGGCAGGGGTGAATTACATACTAGATAAATATGCACGCAAGGCTCGTATTAAAGATCAAATATTAATCCCAGAACGATTTAGCTGTCATTGTCTGAGACATTCAAAAGCTATGCACTTACTCCAAGCAGGAGTTAATCTCATATACATCCGTGATATACTAGGTCACCGTTCTGTCCAAACAACTGAAATTTACGCTAAGGTAGATTCAAAACAAAAAAGAGAAGCAATTGAAAAAGCATATACAGATGTTGTACCAAAAGGTGCACCTTCTTGGCAAAAAAGTGGAGATTTATTGGAATGGCTAAAAAGATTTGATAAATAA
- a CDS encoding site-specific integrase codes for MEQKYQTFEQLSSEVVKSLRDMSYSESRISQYRSAWQKLATFMENNQIEYYSASVGGAFIADFIGTGKYEEFSHWEKSIIRCVDVLTEFQSTGTFQYRRAKKSYQFYGCIGNPMVDFLNHRKSLGITENTLGHYRLNLHRFLSFFNEEGVMETEAIKKQHILGFVNQLGFYTPATRHSMLTTLRGFMRYLHDNGYTGIDFSYLIPKDNYKKQCKLPTTYTKNEVESLINTVDRSSPKGKRDAAMILLAARLGLRASDICLLKFENIHWEKNTITLVQQKTKNKIEHPLLIEIGEAIIDYLKYGRPKSDLPYVFLHAIPPYNCLNRSTLHSIVTFYLRRAGIKNITEKKHGPHALRHSLAGQLLEQKIPIHVISEVLGHKNTESTKTYLRIDLTSLSQCALDVPLLKTPFYAKEVE; via the coding sequence ATGGAACAAAAATATCAAACATTTGAACAACTGTCCTCAGAAGTAGTTAAATCCCTTCGGGATATGTCCTATTCCGAATCAAGGATAAGCCAATATCGTTCCGCGTGGCAAAAACTGGCTACTTTTATGGAAAACAATCAGATTGAGTATTATTCAGCGTCAGTAGGTGGAGCATTTATAGCTGACTTTATTGGTACTGGGAAATACGAGGAATTTAGCCATTGGGAAAAGAGCATAATCCGGTGTGTGGATGTTCTAACTGAATTTCAGTCTACAGGAACGTTCCAATACAGAAGGGCAAAGAAATCCTACCAATTTTATGGTTGCATCGGTAATCCTATGGTGGATTTCCTTAATCACCGAAAATCTTTGGGTATTACAGAAAATACGCTTGGTCATTACCGATTAAATCTTCATCGCTTTCTTAGTTTTTTTAATGAAGAAGGAGTCATGGAAACCGAAGCAATTAAAAAACAACACATTTTAGGATTTGTGAATCAGCTTGGTTTTTATACACCTGCAACGCGCCACAGCATGCTTACCACTTTACGTGGGTTTATGAGATATCTACATGACAATGGGTATACAGGGATTGACTTTTCATACCTAATTCCAAAAGACAATTACAAGAAGCAATGTAAACTACCCACGACATATACGAAAAATGAAGTTGAATCATTAATCAATACTGTTGACAGAAGTAGCCCAAAAGGGAAGCGTGATGCTGCTATGATACTATTGGCTGCACGATTGGGATTGAGGGCTTCTGACATCTGTCTGTTGAAGTTTGAAAACATACACTGGGAAAAGAATACAATTACACTTGTTCAACAAAAGACTAAAAATAAGATTGAGCATCCACTTTTAATAGAAATAGGAGAGGCTATTATCGATTATCTGAAGTATGGACGGCCTAAATCTGATCTTCCTTATGTCTTCCTACATGCAATCCCGCCATATAACTGCCTAAATAGATCGACTTTGCATAGCATTGTTACTTTTTATCTCCGTCGTGCTGGCATTAAAAACATAACAGAAAAGAAACATGGTCCTCATGCTTTGAGGCACAGTCTTGCTGGGCAACTACTGGAACAAAAAATACCCATCCATGTTATATCAGAAGTGCTAGGTCACAAGAATACCGAAAGCACAAAAACTTATTTACGAATAGACTTAACATCTTTGAGCCAATGCGCATTAGATGTTCCACTCTTAAAAACGCCATTTTATGCCAAGGAGGTGGAATGA
- a CDS encoding sporulation YhaL family protein, with product MSAVKIVGTLIVGFFVVFVARVVYLLTPIWAKIQVSPWWIYAIIVGILISGYLSFRYAKDEKELDERWIEQEGETFMEPIRERRQNKKITNL from the coding sequence ATGAGTGCAGTAAAGATTGTTGGTACATTGATTGTAGGTTTTTTCGTTGTTTTTGTAGCTAGAGTTGTCTATCTATTAACGCCTATATGGGCAAAAATTCAAGTAAGTCCTTGGTGGATTTATGCGATAATTGTCGGCATCCTCATAAGCGGCTATTTGTCATTTCGATACGCAAAAGATGAAAAGGAATTAGATGAGCGCTGGATTGAACAAGAAGGAGAAACGTTCATGGAGCCGATTCGAGAAAGGCGTCAAAATAAAAAAATCACAAATTTATAA
- the yhaM gene encoding 3'-5' exoribonuclease YhaM produces the protein MRKGIIDHQKGEKWDGYLLVKAATKGVASNGKSFLTLQLGDHTGEIEAKLWDCNQEDETTFVSSVIVHVTGDIHEYRGKQQLKIKGIRPTTVIDHVKIADFLQCAPLDPEDMLGKITQYIFEMKNANIQRITRQLLKKHRDAFMVVPAATKNHHEFVSGLAYHVVSMLDLAKELAHLYPSLDTDLLYSGVILHDLGKVIELSGPVATTYTLEGKLLGHISIIVNEIGLVAKELGIDGEEVLILQHLVLSHHSKGEWGSPKAPLLREAEMLHMIDNIDAKMNMLDRALERVKPGEFSDKVYAMDNRSFYKPTFSV, from the coding sequence ATGAGGAAAGGGATTATCGATCATCAAAAAGGGGAAAAATGGGATGGCTATTTATTAGTTAAAGCTGCTACTAAAGGGGTTGCAAGTAACGGTAAGTCTTTTTTAACTTTACAATTAGGAGATCATACGGGAGAAATAGAAGCAAAGTTGTGGGACTGTAATCAAGAAGATGAAACGACTTTCGTTAGTAGTGTTATCGTCCATGTTACTGGAGACATTCATGAGTATCGTGGAAAACAGCAGCTGAAAATTAAGGGGATCCGCCCCACAACAGTAATCGATCATGTAAAAATTGCCGATTTTCTTCAGTGTGCACCACTTGATCCAGAGGATATGTTAGGAAAAATTACACAATACATTTTTGAGATGAAAAATGCTAATATTCAACGAATTACTCGCCAACTCCTAAAAAAACATCGTGATGCTTTTATGGTAGTTCCAGCAGCGACGAAAAATCACCATGAATTTGTTTCAGGTTTAGCTTACCATGTTGTCTCGATGCTGGACCTAGCAAAGGAATTAGCTCACTTATATCCTTCCCTTGATACTGATTTATTGTATTCAGGTGTTATTTTACATGATTTAGGAAAAGTTATTGAGTTATCTGGACCTGTTGCAACGACTTATACGCTAGAAGGTAAACTTCTTGGGCATATCTCAATTATTGTAAATGAAATCGGTCTGGTTGCAAAAGAGCTAGGAATTGATGGCGAAGAAGTGTTGATATTACAACATCTAGTTTTGAGCCATCACTCCAAAGGTGAATGGGGTAGCCCAAAAGCTCCGTTATTACGTGAAGCAGAAATGTTGCACATGATTGATAATATTGATGCCAAAATGAATATGCTAGATCGCGCCCTAGAAAGGGTCAAACCAGGTGAGTTTAGTGATAAAGTTTACGCCATGGATAATCGAAGTTTCTATAAACCTACCTTTTCAGTATAG
- a CDS encoding tyrosine-type recombinase/integrase, with protein MMPNYCGIYAGLIEQYIDFKRNLGYKFVDATYTLSLFDRFTIDNAVLKLGLSKEIVDKWSEKRPNESDKTRYARIHYIAKFSAYLNDMGYPSHIPRLPKKYSSTFVPHIFSKKEVNAFFDACDTLKVNRRFETTVYVLPALFRMLYGCGIRISEALSLTCKDVDLDAKNIIVRETKNGKDRILPLSETLTEVCIQYRNVRPGKYEPKGYFFIKNNGQKCNAKAIYEWFRKILWNAGIPHGGKGFGPRMHDFRHTFSVHSLVKMSEAGLDLYYSLPILSKYLGHQSLEATDKYVRLTSDMYPDLIREVDNVCAYVFPEVDHYEAD; from the coding sequence ATGATGCCGAACTATTGTGGTATTTATGCTGGTTTAATCGAACAGTACATTGATTTCAAAAGAAACCTCGGTTACAAGTTTGTTGATGCCACTTACACACTTTCGTTATTTGACAGATTTACAATAGATAATGCCGTATTAAAACTCGGTCTATCAAAGGAGATTGTTGATAAATGGAGTGAGAAGCGTCCAAATGAATCAGACAAGACACGTTATGCGAGGATTCATTATATTGCAAAATTTTCCGCCTATTTAAATGATATGGGATATCCATCACATATACCGAGATTGCCTAAAAAGTACAGCAGTACGTTTGTACCACATATTTTCTCGAAAAAGGAAGTGAATGCATTCTTCGATGCATGTGATACGCTTAAAGTTAATAGACGATTTGAAACAACTGTGTATGTACTCCCCGCTTTATTTAGAATGCTATATGGCTGTGGCATCCGTATCAGCGAAGCGTTATCCCTAACATGTAAGGATGTTGATCTTGATGCAAAAAATATTATTGTCAGGGAAACGAAAAACGGCAAAGACCGAATACTCCCATTATCTGAAACACTAACTGAGGTGTGTATTCAATATAGGAATGTTCGTCCCGGCAAATATGAACCGAAAGGTTATTTTTTTATCAAGAACAATGGGCAAAAATGTAATGCCAAGGCAATATATGAATGGTTCAGAAAAATACTCTGGAATGCAGGAATTCCACATGGTGGGAAGGGTTTTGGCCCAAGAATGCATGACTTTCGTCACACTTTCAGTGTACACTCTCTTGTGAAAATGTCAGAAGCTGGGCTAGATTTATACTACTCACTCCCAATATTATCAAAATATCTTGGGCATCAGTCATTAGAGGCTACAGATAAGTATGTAAGGCTAACATCTGACATGTACCCTGATTTAATTAGAGAAGTAGATAACGTTTGTGCCTATGTATTTCCGGAGGTTGACCATTATGAAGCCGACTGA
- the istB gene encoding IS21-like element helper ATPase IstB produces the protein MQIQEMAHILKLPYIKTNYQMLLDEANHTNMTHRELISRLLERELELRLENGLKHRLRRAKFPLNKYLEDFDKSKYHKKFIPKFEELETLQFIENKENIILIGSPGCGKSHYSIGLGIKACLEGKSVLFISVPNLIIELKEAMSESKLSQYKTKFEKYSLVVLDELGYVSFDKIGCEILFNLLSNRNDKGSIIITTNLAFDRWEEIFKDPMLTGAIVDRLAHKSHILDISREVSHRFEETMSWLKPTK, from the coding sequence ATGCAAATACAAGAAATGGCCCATATACTAAAATTACCCTATATAAAAACCAATTATCAAATGCTTCTTGATGAAGCAAACCATACAAACATGACCCACCGAGAGCTGATAAGTCGTCTACTCGAAAGAGAATTAGAACTAAGGCTTGAGAATGGTTTAAAACATAGACTCAGAAGGGCTAAATTCCCTCTTAACAAGTACTTAGAAGACTTCGACAAGAGTAAGTACCATAAGAAATTTATACCGAAATTCGAAGAACTAGAAACGTTGCAGTTCATTGAAAATAAAGAAAATATAATCTTAATAGGATCTCCTGGCTGCGGGAAATCACATTATAGTATTGGGCTTGGTATTAAGGCGTGTTTGGAAGGCAAAAGTGTATTGTTTATCTCTGTACCTAACTTAATAATAGAGTTAAAAGAAGCAATGAGTGAAAGCAAACTATCGCAATATAAAACCAAATTTGAAAAGTACAGTCTTGTCGTTTTAGATGAACTGGGATACGTATCATTTGACAAAATTGGTTGTGAAATACTATTTAATTTATTATCAAATAGAAACGATAAAGGATCAATAATCATAACAACAAACTTGGCTTTTGATCGCTGGGAAGAGATTTTTAAAGACCCGATGCTTACTGGTGCAATTGTAGATAGACTTGCTCACAAATCACATATCTTAGATATTTCACGAGAAGTAAGTCACCGATTTGAAGAGACAATGTCATGGCTAAAACCAACTAAATAA